Within the Novosphingobium sp. SL115 genome, the region CTGGAGCAGCCGCTTTTGTCGTTACTTACGTTCCTTGACCGCCGCTCAGACGAGCGTGGCGGTGAACATCATGCTGCTAAGACCAGCAGCAAGGATGATCGGGAGCGCGATTGCTGTGAAGCTGCGCATGGTGTACCTCCTGTTGTGGTTCACCTTAGCAGACATCCTCCCAGTTCTTTCGTCGTCCGGCAGGGTGGGCTGGAAGCATCAGAACTGGCGCCGCAAATACGCCGATTGACGTATGCTGCAAGTGCGAACGGGGCACTTACGATTGCATGTAATGCAACTGTCATAATTGTGTCGTGATTCCAGCAGGAAAGGTGGGCGGCACACATCGCCGCAACGCCCCATCTGGACAGAAAGCGCCCATATGCCTATCGGCTGCGCATGAGCATCCAGCCTTCAGAATCGATCCTTATTGTCGACTTCGGCAGTCAGGTTACCCAGCTTATTGCCCGCCGCGTGCGCGAAGCCGGGGTCTATTCCGAAATCGCGCCCTACACGCAGGCAGAAGCCGCGTTCCACCGGATGAAGCCCACCGGCATCATCCTGTCAGGATCGCCCGCCAGCGTGCCCGCCGATGGTTCCCCCCGCGCGCCGCAGGTACTGTTCGACAGCGGACTGCCCATCCTTGGCATCTGCTACGGCCAGCAAGTGATGAGCGAGCAGTTGGGCGGCAAGGTTGAACCCGGCGATTCGGGCGAATTCGGCCGTGCTTTCCTGACCGTCACCGAACCCTGCGTGCTGTTCGATGGCCTGTGGTCGGTAGGTGAGCGCCATCAGGTGTGGATGAGCCATGGCGACAAGGTAACCCAGTTTGCTCCCGGCTTCCGCATCGTCGCGGTGTCGGACGGCGCGCCCTTTGCCGTCATCGCCAATGACGAAAAGAAGTATTACGGCACCCAGTTCCACCCCGAAGTGGTCCACACGCCCGACGGCGGGAAGCTGATCGCCAATTTCGTGCGCCACGTCTGCGGCTGCACGGGCGAATGGACCATGGCGGAATTCCGCAAGACCAAGATCGCCGAAATCCGCGAACAGGTGGGTGATTCCCGCGTAATCTGCGGCCTTTCGGGCGGGGTCGATTCGGCTGTGGCCGCCGTCCTGATCCACGAAGCGATTGGTGACCAGCTCACCTGCGTCTTCGTTGACCACGGGCTGATGCGCATGGGTGAGGCTGAACAGGTGGTCAGCCTGTTCCGCAACCATTACAACATTCCCTTGGTTCACAAGGACGTATCGCCGCTGTTCCTTGGCGGTCTGGCCGGGGTCACCGATCCCGAAGCCAAGCGCAAGTTCATCGGCAAGACCTTTATCGATGTGTTCGAAGCCGAAGCCAAGCAGGTGGGCGGCGCGGACTTCCTGGCGCAGGGCACACTATACCCCGACGTGATCGAATCGGTCAGCTTCACCGGCGGTCCTTCAGTCACGATCAAGAGCCACCACAACGTCGGTGGCCTGCCTGAACGCATGAACATGAAGCTGGTCGAACCGCTTCGTGAACTGTTCAAGGATGAAGTGCGCGCGCTGGGTCGTGAACTGGGCCTGCCCGACATTTTCGTCGGCCGCCACCCCTTCCCCGGTCCCGGCCTTGCCATCCGCATTCCGGGCGAAGTGACCAAGGAACGCTGCGACATTCTGCGCAAGGCGGACGCGATCTACCTTGAAGAAATCCGCAACGCCGGGCTGTATGACGCCATCTGGCAGGCGTTTGCCGTGCTGCTGCCGGTCAAGACCGTGGGCGTGATGGGCGATTTCCGCACGTACGATTCGGTCTGCGCCCTGCGCGCCGTCACCAGCACCGACGGCATGACCGCCGACATCTACCCCTTCGACGCCGCGTTCCTGTCACGCACCGCCACCCGCATCGTCAACGAGGTGAAGGGCATCAACCGTGTGGTCTATGACTACACCAGCAAGCCGCCGGGAACGATTGAGTGGGAATAACAATCCGCGTCGCTGAACCAGCCGACCGCGAAAGCTTGGTCGCACTGTGGGAAGCGGCGGGGTTGACGCGGCCATGGAATGACCCTCGCGCCGATTTCGACATGGCGCTGGGGCGGGATAGATCAACGATCCTGCTGGCCTGTGAAAACAAAGCTGTATCGGGCAGCGTAATGGTGGGGTTCGACGGCCATCGCGGGTGGGTTTACTACCTAGCCGTCGCGCCGGAAAAGCGCGGCTTTGGCATTGGACGTATGTTGATGCTTGAAGCAGAACAATGGCTTAAAGCCATCGGATGCCCCAAAATTCAGCTTATGGTACGGGGCGACAACAACGTCGCTCGTGGGTTCTACGCAGCGCTTGGCTATGATCTTCAGGATGTGGTGACACTCGGTCGCAGGCTGGACTGAGCGATCAGTCCAGCGCGACGAACTTGCCCGCTGCGCGGTCCTTTTTCACCTTTAAGCCATTGAAAACCTGGCCGCTCATGGCGATCCAGACGCCGGGGGTGGCGACCTGCGCGGTGGCGAAGGCCATGCCGAGGTTGAAGGGGGCATCGGTCTGGGCGAAGCGGGCGGGCGACAGGGCGCCGGTCAGCACCATGGTCTTGCCCGCAATGTCAGCCAGAACCCGCGCCGTGTCGGTCATGGTGTCGGTGCCATGGGTCAGAATAATGCGTGTTTCCGGGGCTTCGCGAATGGCGGCGGCGATCAGCGCGCGGTCTGCGTCGGTCAGGTCGAGGCTGTCCTTGCGCATCAGTTCGACCACCCGGAACGGCAGGGCGACGCGAGCTTCAGCAATCAGGGCGGGGATGCCGCTTTCGACGATCTGATATTCGCTGAGCGCATCGAAATAGGCCTTGTCGATGGTCCCGCCAGTGGTCAGCACCAGAATTGATTGATTTTGCATGATTTTTCAGCCCCGACCTGAACGACACCTAAAGCGACATGAACGTCACCAGACGTCCCTTAACGGTGCCCGCCCGGTCCGTGAGCAGGCCCTGCGCCGGGTGGAGGCGGGGGCGGCATGGAACCGGTGGTCTGGCTGGGCAGCGATTGCCCGCCCGGCAGCGTTCCTGACCCCGGAATCCCGCCGCTGAAACCCCATCCCTGCTGCGGTGCAGGTGGCCCCATCAACCCGCCGTTGGGAATGACGCGCGGTGCAGGTGATGGATCGACCAGTGGTCCGGCGGCTGTGCCGGAGGCAGGACGCTGACCCGATGTGGCGAGTTGGGTTTCAACCGGGGCGGCGACCGGCGCTTGTGGTGCGGTGGGCGCATGCTGCTGGATTTTTCCAGCCTTTGACGGTGCGGTCACCGGCGCTGCGGGAGCGGCGGCCGCAAGGCGTTCCACAGGCGGCGCTGCGATGATGGCCGGTGGCGCGGCCTGCTGTGCGGGTTGCTGTTGGGCGACCATGGCAGCGGGGGCGCTGGTCGGGGCTAGCACGCCCTGCCCGGTCTGGCCGAGCACCACCGCAGCGGCAATTCCGGCGGCAAGGGCCGCGAAACCACCGACGACGAAAATGCGCCGACGAGGTGGTTCTTCAGCCTTTTCAGCAACTTGAGTTGGAAAGACAATCAATTCGGCAGACTTGCGCTGTTCCTCTGCCCGGACCACTTCGGGTTCAGGTACCGGATCGGCGGGAAGTTGCGGCAAGGCGGTAGCGTTGGCGATGATGCGCGCGGCAAGCCCCGGCGGCAGCGCCGGTGCGGGCGCGCGGGCCAGCACCGCATCAAGCGCGGCATCGGCCCTTGCGGACGAGCCGGGAGCCTTGCGCGCCATCAGGCCTGCGCCTCAAGATCGGCGCAGCATACATCGCGGGCTTCCAAAAGCCCGCGCATCTGCCTGCGCGCCCTGAACAAAAGCGATTCCATGGCCTTGATATTGAGATCAAGCACGTCCGCCGCAAGGGCATTCGAAAATCCTTCGTAATAACAAAGGACTAGTGCAGCCCTATAACGCTCTGGCAGATCGGCCATGGCATCGCCCACCGCCCGCGCTGCCTGATCGGCCTCGATTCGCCGGTCAGGCAGCGGGGTTTCATCCGCCGGATCGGGCATGGTTTCGACCGTGACAACGCGAAAGCGGCGCTTGCGGTCAAAGCAGAGGTTCATCACCACGCGATGCAGCCAGCCGACCAGTCCCGCGCCCGTGGGTTTCCAGCGCGGCGCATTCTGCCACAGGCGGGCAAAGCTGTCCTGCACCACATCCTCAGCCTCTGCCCCGTCGGCCAGCATACGCATGGCGACGCGGTAGAGCGCAGGCGAGTGGCGTTCGACCAGAATGGAAAATGCCTCGACCCCGCCCCGCGCCACTTCGGCCATGAGCGCGGTATCGTCGAGAACTTCACGGTGAATCGGATCGGCGCAGGAAAGCAGGCTGTCATCGCCTGCCACTGCTTCTGATCGAACGTCGCCGTAGAACGTCAAGGGAACCTGCCGTTTCGCACCAATGCCTCTTGCGGGCTGCCCATGCTGAGTGGCGGCAGCGACGTGAACGCTACATTTACGAAAGCCTTCACGGCAGCGCCCAAAAAAATCCGCGACACTTTGCGAAGGGTTCTCACCCCACCCCCGTTTGGCTTTTCGGAGGCTGAAATCGGCATTGCAGCCGAACGGTCCTCCAAACCTGTCGAGCGAACCCAATGGGGCTGGCCCGGAGGGTCGCACACAACTTGAGGCCCGCGTCGACCGCACCCCGACGCGGGCCTCCCTTTGCAAGATTCACGAGAGGCCTATGAACCGTCTGCGAAATTCAACCTCACTTTCGGCGCTGGCTCTTTCCACGCTTATGCTGGCCCCGCAGGCCGCACGAGCCGCGACCAGCATCGATGCCGACCGCACCACTGCGGTCACCACGTCGGATCTTGGCGATATCTGGATCGGTGACGACGGTTCGATCACGCTAGAGGACGGCGGCACGGCAGTCACGGTCAATTCCAGCAATACCGTGGGGCTGGATGACGGCGGCTATATCTCGAACACTGGCGGCAACAACGGCGACACCGGCATTCTGGTGAATGCAGGCACGACCACCACGATCAGCAATGCCGGCGCGATTACCGTGACCGAGGATTTCACCGCCGACGATGATGATTCCAACGGTATCGCCGATGGCGCCATCGCATCGGCCAGCAACCGCTACGGCATTCATGTGGCATCGGGCGGGACGACCACGGGCTCCATCGACAACACCGGCACGATCACGGTCGACGGCCTGAATTCGGGCGGGATCGTGGTGGAGTCTGCCTTTGTCGGTGATATTTCCACATCGGGCACGATCAAGGTGATCGGGGATGGTTCGGTAGGCATATCAACGCAGGATGTGACCGGCGACGTGACCGTGGAAGGCACGGTGAGCGTGGTTGGCGCGGGCGCGCAAGGGGTTGTGCTGAACGGCAACGTGGACGGCACGTTCCGCATTCAAGGCGCCGTGGCGCAGGCGTCGTCCTATACCACCGACGACAGCACGACGCAGACGCTTTCGCGCGACGCGTTGCGCACTGGCAAGGCCGCCGTTGAAGTAGCCGGCGATGTGACCGGCGGCATCCTGATCGATGCCCCGCCCTACAACCGCGACAGCGCCAACAGCGACGAGGACAGTGACGGCACCACCGACGGTTCGGAAGCCACCGGATCGATCAGTTCGGTGGGCAACAGCCCTGCGCTGCTGGTGGGCAGTGCGAACAATATCACCATCGGCACCGCCACCGGGCGTGATGGCGACTTTTCGCTGGCAATTGACGGCACGATCACGGCGAGTTCGGTTTACAGCAACACCAACGCCTATGCCGTCGTGATTGGCGGACAGGGCGGCACGGTGTCGATGGCTGACGGCATCGGTGTTTCGGGTACGGTTTCGGCAACGACCGTGGACGAAAAAGCCGTGGCGATCCTGATAAACCAGGGCGCAACAGTGCCGGTTCTGGCCAACAGCGGGACGATTTCCGCCTCGATCAGTTCCCCCGGCGAAGGCGCGGCCTATGCCATTCAGGACCTGTCGGGCACGCTGACCACCATCGAGAACACCGGGTTCATCACGGTCAGCGGATCGAGCACGGATGACCTTCGCGCCATCGATCTTTCCGCCAACACCAGCGGCGTGACGATCAAGCAGTATCTGAACGATCTCGACGAACTGGCGCAGGAAAACGAACAGGCCGAAGACGATTACGATGCGGCCAGTGCCACCGTCTATACCGCGATCACCGGCGACATTCACACCGGCAGCGGCAACGACATTCTGGATGTGGCGTCGGGCCGCATCTATGGTGACAGCTATCTGAATGCGGGGAACGATCAGGTGCTGCTGTCGGGCGACAGCGGGTACGAAGGCGACATCCATTTCGGCAGCGGTACCGCCACGATGGCGCTGTCGGACAGCGCCTATTACATCGGCAACCTTGATCTTGCGGGCAGTGCATCGACGGTGACGGTGAATGACAGCGCCAGCTTTGCCGGCACGATCACCGATGGCGCCAATCTGGCGGTGACAGTAAACGGCGGCAAATTTGGCGCGAGCGAAGCGTCGACACTGAGCTTTGACAGCCTGACGGTGAATTCGGGCGGTGCGCTGAATGTCTATATCGACGGGAGCGACGGCACCGCCTCGCTGATCGACGTGAACACCGCGACCTTTGCCAGCGGATCGAAGGTTTCGGCCACGATATCGTCACTGGAGAACGCCGAGGGCAGCTATACCATCCTGACCGCCGATACGCTGGAGGGGAACCCGACGTTCGATTCCACCACCACCGAACTGCCGGTGCTGTTCAACGGCGATGTCAGCGTGGTGAACGAAACGCTGGTGCTGGACGTGACGCGCAAGACTGCCGACGAACTGGGTCTGACTGCACCGCAGGCGGCGGCATATGACGCGATCTATACGCAGGCTGTGGCCTATGACGATCTGGGGACCAGCCTGTTGCAGGTGGCAGACGTGGCCACATTGCAGGGCCAGTTCAACCAGTTGCTGCCCGATTATGCTGGCGGGGTGTTCGACTTTGTAACCCGCAGCGCGCGGCTGGGGTCACGCCACCTGATGGACGACACATCGCTGTTCGACATCAGCAATGCGGGCGGCTGGTTCGAGCCGATCTATTTCAAGGGCAGCAAGGACGATACCGATACCATTGGCTTCAAGACCAAGGGCTGGGGCGTTTCGAGCGGGATCGAGCGGATCACCGGCATCGGCAACGTGGGCCTGTCGTTCCTGTACACCAAGGGCGATATCAGCACGGGCGATTACCAGACGACCAAGGCCAGCAATTATGAGCTGGGCGCGTTCTGGCGCACCGGCAACGGGCCGTTCTATGCCTATGCCAAGGCATCGGTGGGCCGCGTTTCGCTGGCATCGTCGCGGACGTTTACCGGCGAGGTGGATGACGCCGATCTGGTTTACAGCGCGACCGGAAGCTGGAAGGGCTGGACCGTGGGCGCGCAGGGTGGCGCATCCTACAAGGTCGGAATAGGCGGTGGTTTTTCGGTCAAGCCTATGGCGAAGTTCGATTATTATCGCCTGCATGAAAGCGGCTATACCGAAGATGGCGACGATGAAATCTATCTGACGGTGGCGTCGCGCACGTCGAACCTGCTCAGCGGGACCGGCAGCATGACCGCATCTTGGAGTGCGGGCGAGCAGACCCGCGACAACCGCCCATTCACCGTGGAAGTGGAAGGCGGCTATCGCGCGCGCATGGCAGGATCGCTGGGCACAACGCTGGCCAATTTCGAGGACGGCACGCAGTTCCGCCTGACGCCCGACGCCATGAAGTCTGGCTGGACGTCGGAACTGCGCGTGCTGGCAGGCGGACTGGATTATACCTGGCAACTGGCAGGCGGTGCCGAACAGTTGCAGGGCAGCGTGGACTATTCAGTGCGCGGATCGCTGAGCATCGCGTTCTGATAGTCCTGTGGCGAAACGCGCCGACGGGCGCGTTTCGATGCGGTACCGGGCCTGTACCGCACAACCAGAAAAGCGCTGGTCAAGTGGCCAGCCCTGCGCCTGCTGCGGGCAGTTCTTCGCAGATTTCAGGGCGCGCGCCAGCGGGCGTGCGATAGTTTTCAAGGACCGCTTCGCGCACCGCTGCGAGGCGGTCCTTGCGCATCAGGCCCACCACTGCACCGCCAAAGCCGCCGCCGGTCTGCCGTGCGCCGCCTTCCGGGCCGATGGCCTCGCTCATCAGTTCGGCAAGGGCGTGGGTGAAGGGCACGGTGATGCCGAAATCTTCATGCTGCGAGGCGTGGGATTCCCGCATCAACGCGCCGACCCGGACAAGATCGCCCGTGGCAAGCGCTTGCGCGGCGTCGAGCGTGCGGCGGTTTTCGGTGATGACGTGGCGGGCGCGGAGGAAGGCAAGGTCATCGAAGCTGCTACGCGCGGATTCCAGCAGGGGTTCGTCGGCATCGCGCAGAGCGCCAACGCCAAGGATGCGGGCGGCGCGTTCACACTCTTCACGGCGGCGGTTGTATTCGCCATCAACCAGCCCGCGCACCACGCCGGACTGGACGATCATCACCGCAACGTCATCGGGCATGGCAATCTGGCGCAGGGCCAGCGTGCGGCAATCGATGAGCAGGGCGTGGCCGGATGTCGTGGCGGCGCTGGCGATCTGATCGAGATTGCCGCAGCGTACGCCGACGAAATCGCATTCGGCCCGCTGGGCCAGCAGGGCGACGCGCACCGCGTCCCAGCTTTGCCCGGTGACTTCGAGCATGGCGCGGGCAACGGCAACTTCGAGCGAGGCGGAGGAGGACAGGCCCGTGCCCTTGGCGATAGTGCCTGCAATTGCAAGGTCACCGCCGGGAACAGTGATGCCGGCTGCCACAAGCTGGGCCACGACGCCGCGCACGTAATCGCGCCAGCCGCCGGTGCGGCTGGGTGCGGCGGGATCGAAGCTGTCAGCTTCGGCAAAGTCGAGCGCGGCGACATTGAGCGGCCCGGCGGCGGGCCGGAAGGCGACGCGGGTTTCCTGACCGATAGCCATGGGCATGGCGAAACCGTCGTTATAATCGGTGTGTTCGCCGATCAGGTTGACCCGGCCCGGCGCGCGGATGACCAGCGCGGGCGCTCCGCCGAACGCGGCGGCAAAGCCGGAGAGGAGGCGGTCGTTCAGCGGGGCGGTCATGCTGCGATCTCCAGCGCGCGCAGGCGGGCGGCGGCGGTTTCGGGCGTGAGGTCGCGCTGGCTTTCGCCAAACATTTCAAAGCCGACCATGAATTTGCGCACCGTGGCAGAGCGCAGCAGCGGTGGGTTGAAGTGGGCGTGGAGACGCCATGCGGCAGGATCGGCGCTGGTGCCTGGGCACTGGTGCCAGCCCATCGAATAGGGGAAGCTGGCACCGAACAGCGCATCGTAGCGGCGGGTGACGGCACGCAGAATGGCGGCAAGGGCATCGCGCGCAGGGGCTGTCAGATGTTCGATGCGGGCCACGTCGTCGCGCGCGATGAGCAGGATTTCGAAGGGCCAGACCGCCCACCAGGGCACGATGGCCAGCCAGTGATCGTTGGCTTCAACAACGCGGGTGCCAAGCTCTGCCTCGCGCGCGGCGACTTGCGCCAACAGGGGTTCGCCATGGGCCGCGCGCCATGCGGCCTGTTCGCGGTCTTCGGCGGCGACGGCAGTGGGCACGAAATCGCTGGCCCAGATCTGGCCATGGGGATGCGGGCTGGAGCAGCCCATCATCGCACCCTTGTTTTCAAACACCGCGACATTGGCGAAGCGGGTGGCCAGAGTGGCGCTTTCGTCTGCCCAGCAATCCACCAGACTGCGG harbors:
- the guaA gene encoding glutamine-hydrolyzing GMP synthase, with the translated sequence MSIQPSESILIVDFGSQVTQLIARRVREAGVYSEIAPYTQAEAAFHRMKPTGIILSGSPASVPADGSPRAPQVLFDSGLPILGICYGQQVMSEQLGGKVEPGDSGEFGRAFLTVTEPCVLFDGLWSVGERHQVWMSHGDKVTQFAPGFRIVAVSDGAPFAVIANDEKKYYGTQFHPEVVHTPDGGKLIANFVRHVCGCTGEWTMAEFRKTKIAEIREQVGDSRVICGLSGGVDSAVAAVLIHEAIGDQLTCVFVDHGLMRMGEAEQVVSLFRNHYNIPLVHKDVSPLFLGGLAGVTDPEAKRKFIGKTFIDVFEAEAKQVGGADFLAQGTLYPDVIESVSFTGGPSVTIKSHHNVGGLPERMNMKLVEPLRELFKDEVRALGRELGLPDIFVGRHPFPGPGLAIRIPGEVTKERCDILRKADAIYLEEIRNAGLYDAIWQAFAVLLPVKTVGVMGDFRTYDSVCALRAVTSTDGMTADIYPFDAAFLSRTATRIVNEVKGINRVVYDYTSKPPGTIEWE
- a CDS encoding GNAT family acetyltransferase codes for the protein MGITIRVAEPADRESLVALWEAAGLTRPWNDPRADFDMALGRDRSTILLACENKAVSGSVMVGFDGHRGWVYYLAVAPEKRGFGIGRMLMLEAEQWLKAIGCPKIQLMVRGDNNVARGFYAALGYDLQDVVTLGRRLD
- a CDS encoding asparaginase domain-containing protein — protein: MQNQSILVLTTGGTIDKAYFDALSEYQIVESGIPALIAEARVALPFRVVELMRKDSLDLTDADRALIAAAIREAPETRIILTHGTDTMTDTARVLADIAGKTMVLTGALSPARFAQTDAPFNLGMAFATAQVATPGVWIAMSGQVFNGLKVKKDRAAGKFVALD
- a CDS encoding RNA polymerase sigma factor, with protein sequence MTFYGDVRSEAVAGDDSLLSCADPIHREVLDDTALMAEVARGGVEAFSILVERHSPALYRVAMRMLADGAEAEDVVQDSFARLWQNAPRWKPTGAGLVGWLHRVVMNLCFDRKRRFRVVTVETMPDPADETPLPDRRIEADQAARAVGDAMADLPERYRAALVLCYYEGFSNALAADVLDLNIKAMESLLFRARRQMRGLLEARDVCCADLEAQA
- a CDS encoding autotransporter domain-containing protein encodes the protein MNRLRNSTSLSALALSTLMLAPQAARAATSIDADRTTAVTTSDLGDIWIGDDGSITLEDGGTAVTVNSSNTVGLDDGGYISNTGGNNGDTGILVNAGTTTTISNAGAITVTEDFTADDDDSNGIADGAIASASNRYGIHVASGGTTTGSIDNTGTITVDGLNSGGIVVESAFVGDISTSGTIKVIGDGSVGISTQDVTGDVTVEGTVSVVGAGAQGVVLNGNVDGTFRIQGAVAQASSYTTDDSTTQTLSRDALRTGKAAVEVAGDVTGGILIDAPPYNRDSANSDEDSDGTTDGSEATGSISSVGNSPALLVGSANNITIGTATGRDGDFSLAIDGTITASSVYSNTNAYAVVIGGQGGTVSMADGIGVSGTVSATTVDEKAVAILINQGATVPVLANSGTISASISSPGEGAAYAIQDLSGTLTTIENTGFITVSGSSTDDLRAIDLSANTSGVTIKQYLNDLDELAQENEQAEDDYDAASATVYTAITGDIHTGSGNDILDVASGRIYGDSYLNAGNDQVLLSGDSGYEGDIHFGSGTATMALSDSAYYIGNLDLAGSASTVTVNDSASFAGTITDGANLAVTVNGGKFGASEASTLSFDSLTVNSGGALNVYIDGSDGTASLIDVNTATFASGSKVSATISSLENAEGSYTILTADTLEGNPTFDSTTTELPVLFNGDVSVVNETLVLDVTRKTADELGLTAPQAAAYDAIYTQAVAYDDLGTSLLQVADVATLQGQFNQLLPDYAGGVFDFVTRSARLGSRHLMDDTSLFDISNAGGWFEPIYFKGSKDDTDTIGFKTKGWGVSSGIERITGIGNVGLSFLYTKGDISTGDYQTTKASNYELGAFWRTGNGPFYAYAKASVGRVSLASSRTFTGEVDDADLVYSATGSWKGWTVGAQGGASYKVGIGGGFSVKPMAKFDYYRLHESGYTEDGDDEIYLTVASRTSNLLSGTGSMTASWSAGEQTRDNRPFTVEVEGGYRARMAGSLGTTLANFEDGTQFRLTPDAMKSGWTSELRVLAGGLDYTWQLAGGAEQLQGSVDYSVRGSLSIAF
- the galK gene encoding galactokinase, giving the protein MTAPLNDRLLSGFAAAFGGAPALVIRAPGRVNLIGEHTDYNDGFAMPMAIGQETRVAFRPAAGPLNVAALDFAEADSFDPAAPSRTGGWRDYVRGVVAQLVAAGITVPGGDLAIAGTIAKGTGLSSSASLEVAVARAMLEVTGQSWDAVRVALLAQRAECDFVGVRCGNLDQIASAATTSGHALLIDCRTLALRQIAMPDDVAVMIVQSGVVRGLVDGEYNRRREECERAARILGVGALRDADEPLLESARSSFDDLAFLRARHVITENRRTLDAAQALATGDLVRVGALMRESHASQHEDFGITVPFTHALAELMSEAIGPEGGARQTGGGFGGAVVGLMRKDRLAAVREAVLENYRTPAGARPEICEELPAAGAGLAT
- a CDS encoding UDP-glucose--hexose-1-phosphate uridylyltransferase — protein: MPALPPSAFSADDHPHRRRNLLTGEWVLVSPHRAKRPWQGETGEVAPVDGPAHDPACYLCPGNARTSGDVNPDYPGAYAFDNDFPALMADSPAPISDDPLFPIAPARGAARVICYSPHHSRTMPDMDLPAIRSLVDCWADESATLATRFANVAVFENKGAMMGCSSPHPHGQIWASDFVPTAVAAEDREQAAWRAAHGEPLLAQVAAREAELGTRVVEANDHWLAIVPWWAVWPFEILLIARDDVARIEHLTAPARDALAAILRAVTRRYDALFGASFPYSMGWHQCPGTSADPAAWRLHAHFNPPLLRSATVRKFMVGFEMFGESQRDLTPETAAARLRALEIAA